In Amblyraja radiata isolate CabotCenter1 chromosome 10, sAmbRad1.1.pri, whole genome shotgun sequence, one DNA window encodes the following:
- the c8a gene encoding complement component C8 alpha chain, with translation MNLLMSFLCLLLFINFVDLHQINNSSEYSYIYRSGRNIRSVVPLDCQLGRWAAWTECSPCETTKLRFRNLQRPTIFGGSPCIGSLWEEVTCQTSEECVPTNTCGDRFQCSLGRCIKRRLLCNGERDCEDSSDEETCELGGPNEIQTFCSDLFPIPGIQTLMNSYNILTNEIGRGVLDKGYNGYCEYVYNGEWRELRYDSECEHLYYNDDEKYFRKPYNLFLYRVEALADSGFTVEVYNDVHKLLSAMKTDLSLSVLFSIKVGKGKFTIEPSANLGFARNLTRFVGKDVNFVRVRTKVQTAHFKMRRSNLILDEDMAESLMKLPDEYNYGMYSKFIADYGTHYYASGKMGGVFEFITVLNNNVLRKSDVTAHQVGFCIAGSLGVLMDLVTFKSETCIKISHTIAPSSSSQSFIEDVIPHILGGDAKSVAGMLNQEIPDATIYRRWGKSLKYSPAIIDFEVMPIYELVSRSSLQSVDIKQQHLKRAVEEYMSEFDSCRCPACQHNGETFLHNNECTCICEPGYDGRACQETERTGPTNGGWDCWSRWSSCTGGSRKRTRNCNHPPPKNGGAMCLGKNTQNQHC, from the exons ATGAATTTACTGATGAGTTTCCTCTGCTTATTGCTTTTTATTAATTTTGTCGATTTACACCAGATCAACAACAG TTCCGAATATTCCTACATTTATCGATCTGGCCGAAACATCCGAAGTGTAGTCCCACTCGACTGTCAGCTTGGTCGGTGGGCTGCGTGGACtgagtgttctccctgtgaaacaACAAAG CTCAGATTTAGGAATCTGCAGAGGCCGACCATATTTGGTGGTAGCCCATGTATTGGATCCCTTTGGGAAGAAGTTACCTGCCAAACGTCTGAAGAATGTGTACCAACAAATACCTGTGGTGATCGATTTCAATGCAGTTTAG GTCGGTGCATTAAAAGACGTTTACTATGCAATGGTGAGAGAGATTGTGAAGATAGTTCTGATGAAGAAACCTGTGAGCTTGGTGGTCCAAATGAGATACAAACGTTCTGCAGTGATTTGTTTCCAATTCCCGGTATCCAAACATTAATGAACAG ttaTAACATCTTAACGAATGAGATTGGAAGAGGAGTTTTAGATAAAGGATATAATGGATACTGTGAGTACGTGTACAATGGGGAGTGGAGGGAGCTGCGTTATGACAGTGAGTGTGAACATCTCTACTATAACGACGATGAGAAATACTTCCGTAAACCGTACAACTTATTTCTATATCGGGTTGAG GCACTTGCTGATTCTGGGTTTACAGTGGAGGTCTACAATGATGTCCACAAGTTATTGTCAGCTATGAAAACCGATCTGTCTCTTTCAGTCCTTTTTAGTATAAAAGTTGGTAAAGGAAAATTTACGATTGAGCCTAGTGCCAACTTAGGTTTTGCTCGCAATCTGACCAGATTTGTTGGGAAA GATGTTAATTTTGTTCGTGTTCGAACTAAAGTTCAAACTGCTCACTTCAAAATGAGGAGATCTAATTTAATTTTGGATGAAGACATGGCTGAATCCCTGATGAAACTTCCAGATGAGTACAATTATGGAATGTATTCCAAATTTATTGCGGATTATGGTACTCATTACTACGCTTCAGGAAAAATGGGAGGTGTTTTTGAGTTCATCACGGTCCTGAATAACAATGTATTACGAAAGTCAG ATGTTACTGCACACCAAGTTGGATTCTGCATTGCAGGATCATTGGGAGTACTCATGGACTTGGTAACTTTTAAGTCTGAGACATGTATAAAGATATCCCATACTATAGCAC CCTCAAGCAGTTCACAAAGTTTTATAGAGGATGTCATTCCACATATACTAGGAGGAGACGCTAAATCTGTTGCTGGAATGCTAAATCAAGAAATACCAGATGCCACAATATATCGGAGATGGGGCAAATCCTTGAAATACTCCCCAGCAATCATTGACTTTGAG gtcatGCCTATTTATGAGTTGGTGTCGAGAAGTAGTCTTCAATCAGTTGACATTAAACAACAGCATTTAAAGAGAGCAGTGGAGGAGTACATGTCCGAGTTTGATAGCTGCAGATGCCCTGCATGTCAACACAATGGAGAAACATTTCTCCATAACAACGAGTGCACCTGCATTTGTGAGCCTGGTTATGATGGGAGAGCATGTCAGGAAACAGAACGAACGg